From one Streptomyces sp. R41 genomic stretch:
- the def gene encoding peptide deformylase: MPRVFVQGKPVTSYPRLTPEAARGSVRRITEVGEEVLHKACRDVTEFGPDLAALIDDMFLTMYVADGAGLAANQVGVDLRLFVYDCPDDDGVRHVGHIANPVLDQLDPTGRRLLDEGEGCLSVPGAVMDVPRPDRAVVRGVDQDGNAVVIEGTGYFARCLQHETDHVNGHVYLDRLSKRERKDALRQVADRRERVLARRAVKEAELAR, encoded by the coding sequence ATGCCACGTGTGTTCGTCCAGGGAAAGCCCGTCACGTCCTACCCCCGGTTGACGCCGGAGGCCGCTCGCGGATCGGTGCGACGGATCACCGAGGTGGGGGAAGAGGTGTTGCACAAGGCGTGCCGGGACGTGACCGAGTTCGGTCCCGACCTCGCCGCGCTCATCGACGACATGTTCCTGACGATGTACGTCGCCGACGGAGCCGGGCTCGCGGCGAATCAAGTGGGCGTCGACCTGCGACTGTTCGTGTACGACTGCCCGGACGACGACGGCGTCCGGCACGTCGGCCACATCGCCAACCCGGTCCTCGATCAGCTCGATCCGACCGGCCGTCGCCTCCTCGACGAGGGCGAGGGGTGCCTGTCCGTACCGGGCGCCGTGATGGACGTACCCCGCCCCGATCGCGCCGTCGTACGCGGCGTCGACCAGGACGGGAACGCCGTGGTCATCGAGGGGACGGGGTACTTCGCCCGCTGCCTCCAGCACGAGACCGACCACGTCAACGGGCACGTCTATCTGGATCGTCTCTCCAAGCGGGAGCGGAAGGACGCCCTGCGGCAGGTGGCCGACCGGCGCGAGCGGGTGCTCGCCCGCCGCGCCGTCAAGGAAGCCGAACTCGCCCGGTAG
- a CDS encoding FAD-dependent oxidoreductase — MTTEHSEQSQEHIGHSRRRFLAGTGGALGAVALWPGSASAASGKRVAVLGGGVSGLSAAHELAERGYAVTVYEYYDVLGGKARSMDVPGTAGGGRKPLPGEHGFRFFPGFYRNLPDVMRRIPFPGNANGVHDNLRGGTEALFARTGGRPDLHFPLRRVTTPPAPGDITPSWIRDQLLSVLDLGTRLPAHEAAYFADRLLVHLTSCDARREDQWEKTSWWDFIRAEKMSEEYRTLLGIGQTRNLVATRAEVASTRTVGRVIIEALLLWGLLGRGMDGDADIDRVLNAPTSEAWIAPWETYLRSRGVEFVLRTQVREVLYAGGRVTGVRVSAPDGSQERTVIADHYVSAMPVEHARGTWGPALRAADPQLAKCDALKTDWMVGIQFYLRTPTPVVHGHINCLDSPWSVTGIGQAQFWDVRDFSADYGDGGAHDCLSAIVSEWDKPGILYGKTARECTKEEIVAETWAQLKDGLNDSGKTTLTDADRLGWFMDPAVTGLGGPDPQNREPLLIHPTGTLYSRPSARTAVPNFFLAGDYVRTDVDLATMEGANESARRAVNALLDADNSGAERCEIWELYRPPEMEPLKRVDELRYKLGLPNTFDLG, encoded by the coding sequence ATGACAACAGAACACTCGGAACAGTCCCAGGAGCACATCGGACACTCACGCAGACGCTTCCTGGCCGGTACCGGAGGCGCCCTCGGCGCCGTCGCCTTATGGCCCGGAAGCGCGAGCGCCGCCTCCGGCAAGCGCGTCGCCGTCCTCGGCGGCGGCGTCTCCGGCCTCAGCGCGGCCCATGAGCTCGCGGAGCGGGGCTACGCGGTGACCGTCTACGAGTACTACGACGTCCTCGGCGGCAAGGCCCGCTCGATGGACGTCCCCGGAACGGCAGGCGGCGGCCGCAAGCCGCTCCCCGGCGAGCACGGCTTCCGCTTCTTCCCCGGTTTCTACCGGAACCTCCCGGACGTGATGCGCCGGATCCCCTTCCCCGGCAACGCGAACGGCGTCCACGACAACCTCCGCGGCGGCACCGAGGCCCTCTTCGCCCGCACGGGCGGCCGGCCCGATCTGCACTTCCCGCTGCGGCGGGTGACGACTCCGCCCGCGCCCGGCGACATCACCCCGTCGTGGATCCGCGACCAGCTCCTGTCCGTCCTCGACCTGGGCACCCGGCTGCCCGCCCACGAGGCCGCGTACTTCGCCGACCGCCTCCTCGTCCACCTCACCAGCTGCGACGCGCGCCGTGAGGACCAGTGGGAGAAGACCTCCTGGTGGGACTTCATCCGCGCCGAGAAGATGAGCGAGGAGTACCGGACACTCCTCGGCATCGGCCAGACCCGCAACCTCGTCGCCACCCGCGCCGAGGTCGCCTCCACGCGCACCGTCGGCCGCGTCATCATCGAGGCGCTGCTGTTGTGGGGCCTGCTCGGCCGCGGCATGGACGGCGACGCCGACATCGACCGCGTCCTCAACGCCCCGACGAGTGAGGCGTGGATCGCCCCCTGGGAGACGTATCTGCGCTCGCGGGGCGTCGAATTCGTCCTGCGCACGCAGGTGCGAGAGGTCCTGTACGCGGGCGGGCGCGTCACCGGCGTACGCGTCTCGGCCCCCGACGGGAGCCAGGAACGTACGGTCATCGCCGACCACTACGTCTCGGCGATGCCGGTGGAGCACGCGCGCGGGACCTGGGGCCCGGCCCTGCGCGCCGCCGACCCGCAGCTCGCCAAGTGCGATGCCCTGAAGACGGACTGGATGGTGGGCATCCAGTTCTATCTGCGCACGCCGACGCCCGTGGTGCACGGGCACATCAACTGCCTCGACTCACCCTGGTCGGTGACGGGCATCGGACAGGCCCAATTCTGGGACGTACGCGACTTTTCGGCCGACTACGGAGACGGCGGCGCCCACGACTGCCTCTCGGCGATCGTCTCGGAGTGGGACAAGCCGGGGATCCTGTACGGCAAGACGGCCCGTGAGTGCACCAAGGAGGAGATCGTCGCCGAGACCTGGGCGCAGCTCAAGGACGGCCTCAACGACTCCGGGAAGACGACTCTCACGGACGCCGACCGGCTCGGCTGGTTCATGGACCCGGCGGTGACGGGGCTCGGCGGCCCGGATCCGCAGAACCGAGAGCCACTCCTCATCCACCCGACGGGAACCCTCTACAGCCGCCCGTCCGCCCGCACGGCGGTGCCGAACTTCTTCCTCGCGGGCGACTACGTACGCACCGACGTGGACCTGGCCACCATGGAAGGCGCCAACGAGTCCGCACGCCGGGCCGTCAACGCACTCCTGGACGCGGACAATTCGGGCGCCGAGCGTTGTGAGATCTGGGAGCTGTACCGCCCGCCCGAGATGGAACCCCTCAAGCGCGTGGACGAACTCCGCTACAAGCTGGGCCTGCCCAACACATTCGACCTCGGTTAG
- a CDS encoding C40 family peptidase encodes MEEPLVPLVPMSHTAHIRSHRKPRRNASSLAMRAGVAGGVLSTLAVAGASGSANAAESTTQTLELPTLTADLATQVAQSADATQQAAANYELQAERDAAAAKAAKQAKADLAEAKKKAEAKKKAEAARKAAAAQAASRSSERTTLSASTSSNVSAPASGSVATVIAFLKAQVGDAYVMGGTGPNAWDCSGLVQAAFKQVGVDLPRVSQDQSTSGTPVSLSNIQVGDILYWGSAGSAYHVGVYIGNGQYLDAANPSKGVVIQDLSGYPATGAVRVL; translated from the coding sequence ATGGAGGAGCCCCTGGTACCGCTTGTACCCATGTCCCACACCGCTCACATACGAAGCCACCGGAAGCCCCGTCGCAACGCGTCGTCGCTCGCGATGCGCGCCGGAGTTGCCGGTGGCGTTCTCAGCACCCTGGCAGTGGCCGGTGCGTCGGGTTCGGCGAACGCTGCCGAGTCCACGACGCAGACTCTCGAACTGCCCACCCTGACGGCCGACCTGGCCACCCAGGTCGCGCAGTCGGCGGACGCCACACAGCAGGCCGCGGCCAACTACGAGCTGCAGGCGGAGCGTGACGCGGCCGCCGCCAAGGCCGCCAAGCAGGCCAAGGCCGACCTGGCCGAGGCCAAGAAGAAGGCGGAGGCCAAGAAGAAGGCCGAGGCCGCCCGCAAGGCCGCCGCCGCCCAGGCCGCCTCGCGCTCCTCGGAGCGGACCACCCTGTCCGCCTCCACGAGCTCGAACGTCTCCGCCCCGGCCAGCGGCAGTGTCGCTACCGTCATCGCCTTCCTCAAGGCGCAGGTCGGCGATGCCTACGTCATGGGTGGCACCGGGCCCAACGCCTGGGACTGCTCCGGTCTCGTGCAGGCCGCGTTCAAGCAGGTCGGCGTCGACCTGCCGCGCGTCTCGCAGGACCAGTCGACGAGCGGTACGCCGGTCTCGCTGTCCAACATCCAGGTCGGCGACATCCTGTACTGGGGTTCGGCCGGTTCGGCGTACCACGTGGGTGTCTACATCGGTAACGGGCAGTACCTGGACGCCGCCAACCCCTCCAAGGGTGTGGTGATTCAGGACCTTTCGGGCTACCCGGCGACGGGTGCGGTGCGGGTCCTCTAA
- a CDS encoding NADH-quinone oxidoreductase subunit A yields the protein MNAYAPILVLGALGAGFAIFSVVMATLIGPKRYNRAKLEAYECGIEPTPTPAGGGRFPIKYYLTAMLFIVFDIEIVFLYPWAVTFDALGVFGLVEMLLFVLTVFVAYAYVWRRGGLEWD from the coding sequence GTGAACGCGTATGCGCCGATCCTCGTACTGGGAGCCCTCGGGGCAGGCTTTGCGATCTTCTCCGTGGTCATGGCCACGCTGATCGGTCCGAAGCGGTACAACCGCGCCAAGCTCGAAGCCTACGAGTGCGGTATCGAGCCGACCCCCACGCCGGCCGGCGGCGGGCGCTTCCCCATTAAGTACTACCTGACGGCGATGCTCTTCATCGTCTTCGACATCGAGATCGTCTTCCTCTACCCCTGGGCCGTCACCTTCGACGCCCTGGGTGTTTTCGGGCTCGTGGAGATGTTGCTCTTCGTGCTCACCGTCTTCGTCGCGTACGCGTACGTATGGCGGCGCGGCGGCCTGGAATGGGACTGA
- a CDS encoding NADH-quinone oxidoreductase subunit B family protein — translation MGLEEKLPSGFLLTTVEQAAGWVRKASVFPATFGLACCAIEMMTTGAGRYDLARFGMEVFRGSPRQADLMIVAGRVSQKMAPVLRQVYDQMPNPKWVISMGVCASSGGMFNNYAIVQGVDHIVPVDIYLPGCPPRPEMLLDAILKLHQKIQTSKLGVNAEEAAREAEEAALKALPTIEMKGLLR, via the coding sequence ATGGGACTCGAAGAAAAACTGCCGAGCGGATTCCTGCTGACCACCGTCGAGCAGGCCGCGGGCTGGGTGCGCAAGGCGTCCGTCTTCCCCGCCACGTTCGGACTCGCCTGCTGCGCCATCGAGATGATGACGACCGGCGCCGGGCGCTACGACCTGGCGCGCTTCGGTATGGAGGTCTTCCGCGGATCACCGCGCCAGGCGGACCTGATGATCGTGGCCGGCCGGGTCAGCCAGAAGATGGCCCCGGTGCTGCGGCAGGTCTATGACCAGATGCCCAACCCCAAGTGGGTGATCTCCATGGGGGTTTGCGCCTCATCGGGCGGGATGTTCAACAACTACGCCATTGTGCAGGGTGTCGACCATATCGTCCCGGTCGACATCTATTTGCCCGGCTGTCCGCCGCGGCCCGAGATGCTGTTGGACGCGATTCTCAAGCTCCACCAGAAGATCCAGACCTCCAAGCTCGGCGTGAACGCCGAGGAGGCGGCCCGCGAGGCGGAGGAAGCGGCGCTCAAGGCGCTCCCCACCATCGAGATGAAGGGCCTGCTGCGGTGA
- a CDS encoding NADH-quinone oxidoreductase subunit C: MSDANGNGANTPGDGVNPEKDLGAQNLPGQRGEGGEEIRVQRGMFGANNGGDTTGYGGLVRSIRLPGPAARPYGGWFDEVADELEGALEEQGLVPEHAIEKTVVDRDEITFHIEREYLVRVAQTLRDDPALRFELCTGVSGVHYPSDKGRELHAVYHLRSITHNRLIRLEVSAPDADPHVPSLVSVYPTNDWHERETYDFFGLIFDGHPALTRIMMPDDWQGFPQRKDYPLGGIPVEYKGAQIPAPDQRRSYS, from the coding sequence GTGAGCGACGCGAACGGTAACGGGGCGAACACGCCGGGCGACGGCGTCAACCCCGAGAAGGACCTGGGCGCCCAGAACCTCCCCGGCCAGCGCGGCGAGGGCGGAGAGGAGATCCGCGTCCAGCGCGGCATGTTCGGTGCCAACAACGGCGGCGACACCACCGGCTACGGCGGCCTGGTCCGCTCCATCCGGCTGCCCGGCCCGGCCGCCCGCCCCTACGGCGGCTGGTTCGACGAGGTCGCCGACGAGCTGGAAGGCGCCCTTGAGGAACAGGGACTCGTCCCCGAGCACGCCATCGAGAAGACGGTCGTCGACCGCGACGAGATCACCTTCCACATCGAACGCGAGTACCTGGTCCGCGTCGCCCAGACTCTGCGCGACGACCCGGCGCTCCGCTTCGAGTTGTGCACCGGCGTGAGCGGGGTGCACTACCCCAGCGACAAGGGCCGCGAGCTGCACGCCGTGTACCACCTGCGCTCGATCACCCACAACCGGCTGATCCGCCTGGAGGTCAGCGCCCCCGACGCCGACCCGCACGTTCCCTCGCTCGTCTCCGTCTATCCGACGAACGACTGGCACGAGCGCGAGACGTACGACTTCTTCGGGCTGATCTTCGACGGTCACCCGGCGCTGACGCGGATCATGATGCCGGACGACTGGCAGGGCTTCCCGCAGCGCAAGGACTACCCCCTCGGCGGCATCCCCGTCGAGTACAAGGGCGCCCAGATCCCGGCTCCGGACCAGCGGAGGTCGTACTCATGA
- a CDS encoding NADH-quinone oxidoreductase subunit D yields MSTQTPSSAASAAARETTEGTVYTVTGGDWDEIAQSAAKSDDERIIVNMGPQHPSTHGVLRLILEIDGETVTEARCGIGYLHTGIEKNLEFRTWTQGTTFVTRMDYLTPFFNETAYCLAVEKLLGITDQIPDRATIIRVLLMELNRLSSHLVCIATGGMELGATTIMIYGFRDRELILDIYELITGLRMNHAYIRPGGLAQDLPPGAVDQIREFVKKMKKNLPEYDKLATGNPIFKARMQDVGYLDLAGCMALGATGPIVRSAGLPHDLRKTQPYCGYETYDFDVPTADTCDSYGRFLIRLEEMRQSLRIVEQCLDRLQPGPVMVADKKIAWPAQLALGPDGLGNSLDHIKKIMGTSMEALIHHFKLVTEGFRVPPGQAYAAVESPKGELGVHAVSDGGTRPYRVHFRDPSFTNLQAMAAMCEGGQVADVIVAVASIDPVMGGVDR; encoded by the coding sequence ATGAGCACGCAGACCCCTTCTTCTGCAGCATCCGCTGCGGCCCGGGAGACGACCGAGGGCACCGTATATACGGTCACCGGTGGCGACTGGGACGAGATCGCCCAGTCCGCGGCGAAGTCCGACGACGAGCGCATCATCGTCAACATGGGGCCGCAGCACCCCTCCACGCACGGTGTACTCCGGCTCATCCTGGAGATCGACGGCGAGACGGTCACCGAGGCCCGCTGCGGCATCGGCTACCTCCACACCGGCATCGAGAAGAACCTCGAGTTCCGCACGTGGACCCAGGGCACCACGTTCGTGACGCGCATGGACTACCTGACGCCGTTCTTCAACGAGACGGCGTACTGCCTCGCGGTCGAGAAACTTCTCGGCATCACGGACCAGATCCCCGACCGGGCGACGATCATCCGCGTGCTCCTGATGGAGCTGAACCGGCTCTCCTCCCACCTGGTGTGCATCGCCACCGGCGGCATGGAGCTGGGCGCCACGACGATCATGATCTATGGCTTCCGTGATCGTGAACTCATTCTCGACATCTACGAGCTGATCACCGGTCTGCGGATGAACCACGCGTACATCCGCCCCGGCGGACTCGCCCAGGACCTGCCCCCAGGTGCGGTGGACCAGATCCGCGAGTTCGTGAAGAAGATGAAGAAGAACCTTCCCGAGTACGACAAGCTCGCCACCGGGAACCCCATCTTCAAGGCCCGTATGCAGGACGTCGGCTATCTGGACCTGGCCGGCTGCATGGCCCTCGGCGCCACCGGCCCGATCGTGCGCTCTGCCGGTCTGCCGCACGACCTGCGCAAGACCCAGCCGTACTGCGGCTACGAGACGTACGACTTCGACGTCCCGACCGCCGACACCTGCGACTCCTACGGGCGCTTCCTGATCCGCCTGGAGGAGATGCGCCAGTCGCTGCGGATCGTCGAGCAGTGCCTGGACCGGCTGCAGCCCGGCCCGGTCATGGTCGCCGACAAGAAGATCGCCTGGCCGGCCCAGCTCGCGCTCGGCCCCGACGGTCTCGGTAACTCCCTCGACCACATCAAGAAGATCATGGGCACCTCCATGGAGGCCCTGATCCACCACTTCAAGCTGGTGACCGAGGGCTTCCGCGTCCCGCCGGGACAGGCGTACGCGGCGGTCGAGTCGCCCAAGGGCGAGCTCGGGGTGCACGCCGTGTCCGACGGAGGCACCCGCCCCTACCGGGTCCACTTCCGCGACCCGTCCTTCACCAACCTGCAGGCCATGGCGGCGATGTGCGAGGGCGGCCAGGTCGCCGACGTCATCGTCGCCGTCGCGTCCATCGACCCCGTGATGGGAGGCGTCGACCGGTGA
- the nuoE gene encoding NADH-quinone oxidoreductase subunit NuoE, whose amino-acid sequence MPQLPAPDYPDDVRARLEADGREIIARYPDSRSALLPLLHLVQSEEGHVTRTGQRFCADMLGLTTAEVAAVATFYSMYRRKPSGDYQVGVCTNTLCAVMGGDAIFEALQDHLGVGNGETTDDGKVTLEHIECNAACDFAPVVMVNWEFFDNQTVDSAKRLVDDLRAGAQVEPTRGAPLCTFKDTARILAGFPDERAGAVEAGGSAGHASLIGLRLAKGETAPARVVHPRGGEAPQDQSPAEHLSSHDAPQDTSASDPSHPAGPAAEEGE is encoded by the coding sequence ATGCCCCAACTGCCCGCGCCCGACTACCCGGACGACGTTCGAGCCCGGCTCGAAGCCGATGGGCGCGAAATCATCGCCCGCTACCCGGACTCCCGCTCGGCGCTTCTTCCGTTGCTGCATCTCGTGCAGTCGGAGGAGGGCCATGTCACGCGCACAGGGCAGCGGTTCTGCGCGGACATGCTCGGCCTGACCACGGCCGAGGTCGCCGCGGTCGCGACCTTCTACTCGATGTACCGGCGCAAGCCGAGCGGTGACTACCAGGTGGGTGTCTGCACCAACACCCTGTGTGCGGTCATGGGGGGCGACGCGATCTTCGAGGCCCTCCAGGACCACTTGGGCGTCGGCAACGGCGAGACCACCGACGACGGCAAGGTCACCCTGGAGCACATCGAGTGCAACGCGGCCTGCGATTTCGCGCCGGTCGTGATGGTCAACTGGGAGTTCTTCGACAACCAGACCGTGGACTCCGCGAAGCGCCTCGTCGACGACCTGCGCGCGGGAGCACAGGTCGAACCCACCCGCGGCGCCCCCTTGTGCACCTTCAAGGACACCGCCCGCATCCTGGCGGGCTTCCCCGACGAGCGGGCCGGGGCTGTCGAGGCGGGCGGCAGCGCGGGACACGCCTCCCTGATCGGCCTTCGCCTGGCCAAGGGCGAGACCGCCCCCGCGCGCGTGGTGCATCCGCGCGGTGGTGAGGCCCCTCAGGACCAGTCGCCCGCCGAGCACTTGAGCTCGCACGACGCGCCGCAGGACACATCGGCCTCCGACCCGTCCCACCCGGCGGGTCCTGCAGCCGAGGAGGGGGAGTGA
- the nuoF gene encoding NADH-quinone oxidoreductase subunit NuoF: MMTLAPEINETSPEKLLVPVLSAFWDEDESWTLDVYRRHEGYEGLRKALAMSPDDLIAYVKDSGLRGRGGAGFPTGMKWQFIPQGDGKPHYLVVNADESEPGTCKDIPLLFANPHSLIEGIVIACYAIRSSHAFIYLRGEVVPVLRRLHEAVREAYAAGYLGENILGSGLDLKLTVHAGAGAYICGEETALLDSLEGRRGQPRLRPPFPAVAGLYACPTVVNNVESIASVPAILHKGKEWFRSMGSEKSPGFTLYSLSGHVTNPGQYEAPLGITLRQLLDMSGGMRPGHRLKFWTPGGSSTPMFTDEHLDVPLDYEGVGAAGSMLGTKALQCFDETTCVVRAVTRWTEFYAHESCGKCTPCREGTYWLVQLLRDIEAGKGVMSDLDKLNDIADNINGKSFCALGDGAASPIFSSLKYFREEYEQHITGRGCPFDPAKSTAWADRTEVNA; encoded by the coding sequence GTGATGACCTTGGCACCCGAGATCAACGAGACCAGCCCCGAGAAGCTGCTGGTACCCGTGCTGTCGGCCTTCTGGGACGAGGACGAGTCCTGGACGCTCGACGTCTACCGGAGGCACGAGGGGTACGAGGGCCTGCGCAAGGCGCTCGCGATGTCGCCGGACGACCTGATCGCGTACGTCAAGGACTCCGGGCTGCGCGGCCGCGGGGGCGCGGGATTCCCGACGGGAATGAAATGGCAGTTCATTCCCCAGGGTGATGGCAAGCCTCACTATCTAGTTGTCAACGCCGACGAATCGGAGCCGGGAACCTGCAAGGACATCCCGCTCCTCTTCGCGAACCCGCATAGCCTCATCGAGGGCATTGTGATCGCGTGTTATGCCATCCGGTCTTCGCATGCGTTCATCTATCTGCGCGGTGAAGTGGTCCCCGTACTGCGGCGGTTGCACGAGGCCGTGCGTGAGGCCTATGCGGCGGGTTACCTCGGCGAGAACATCCTGGGCAGCGGACTCGACCTCAAGCTCACCGTGCACGCGGGCGCGGGCGCGTACATCTGTGGTGAGGAGACCGCACTGCTCGACTCGCTCGAAGGCCGCCGTGGTCAACCGCGGCTTCGTCCCCCTTTCCCTGCCGTCGCGGGCCTCTACGCGTGCCCGACTGTTGTAAATAACGTCGAGTCGATCGCGTCAGTTCCCGCAATTCTGCACAAAGGCAAGGAATGGTTCCGGTCGATGGGAAGCGAGAAGTCCCCGGGCTTCACGCTGTACTCGCTCAGCGGCCACGTCACCAATCCCGGCCAGTACGAGGCCCCGCTCGGCATCACACTCCGTCAACTCCTCGACATGAGCGGCGGGATGCGACCCGGCCACCGGCTGAAGTTCTGGACGCCGGGCGGCTCCTCGACGCCGATGTTCACCGACGAGCACCTCGACGTCCCTCTTGATTACGAAGGAGTGGGTGCCGCGGGTTCCATGCTCGGGACCAAGGCCCTGCAGTGCTTCGACGAGACGACATGCGTCGTCCGCGCCGTCACCCGCTGGACCGAGTTCTACGCCCATGAGTCCTGCGGCAAATGCACACCGTGCCGCGAAGGCACGTACTGGCTCGTGCAGTTGCTGCGCGACATCGAGGCAGGCAAGGGCGTCATGTCCGACCTCGACAAGCTGAACGACATCGCCGACAACATCAACGGCAAGTCCTTCTGCGCCCTCGGCGACGGTGCCGCCTCGCCGATCTTCTCCTCGCTCAAGTACTTCCGCGAGGAGTACGAGCAGCACATCACGGGCCGCGGCTGCCCCTTTGACCCGGCCAAGTCCACGGCTTGGGCCGACCGCACGGAGGTGAACGCATGA